The Pseudomonadota bacterium genome includes the window GTAGTATGTTACTATGTATTTATAGTAGTATGTTAAATAGAGGTTGTCAAGTTTTTTATTTATAATGAACTGTCTTTCCATGCCATTCAGTTAAAGGTAAATATGAGAACAAAAATATGGTACAATATCGATCGAAAGGACGGTGCGAAATGGAGATAGATGACAACAGGATCAAACATATTATCAAATCACTTTCAAGTTATTTGCATGGGAAAGATAAGCCGCTACGGTTATCACTTATATCCTTTCTTTCAAGAGGACATCTGCTGATAGAGGATTTGCCGGGACTGGGAAAAACAACCCTTGCTATCGGTATTGCCAAATCACTGGGTCTGACTTTCGGCAGAATTCAATGCACAAGTGATCTTTTACCAACTGATATTACAGGGTTATCTATTTATAATAAAAGCACCGGCGAATTTGAGTTCCATCCCGGCCCGATTTTTAACAATATTGTGTTATGTGATGAAATCAACAGAGCAACCCCGAAAACGCAGAGCGCGCTTTTAGAGGCAATGGGCGAAAAACAGGTTACAATAGAAGGCAAAACTTACAAACTGCCGAGATTGTTTTCAGTTATAGCAACGCAGAATCCTGTTGAGCAGTTCGGGACATTTCCATTGCCGGAATCGCAACTTGACAGGTTTACGATGAAAATCAGCATCGGGTACCCATCTCGCGATGCGGAGAAGGAGATATTGAAGGTAGGGAGCAGGAGAGAGGAGATTTATAATATTGTGCCGGTGATGAACAAAGAAGAAGTGG containing:
- a CDS encoding MoxR family ATPase; protein product: MEIDDNRIKHIIKSLSSYLHGKDKPLRLSLISFLSRGHLLIEDLPGLGKTTLAIGIAKSLGLTFGRIQCTSDLLPTDITGLSIYNKSTGEFEFHPGPIFNNIVLCDEINRATPKTQSALLEAMGEKQVTIEGKTYKLPRLFSVIATQNPVEQFGTFPLPESQLDRFTMKISIGYPSRDAEKEILKVGSRREEIYNIVPVMNKEEVVQLQAGIENNTYISDKILDYTLAVIDATRGNGYLASGLSTRGALTLINTAKANAYFHGRDFVIPEDVKELSEYTIPHRVLFKEEYETLDKKEIIKSLIEKIPTPA